The Mycolicibacterium fluoranthenivorans genome has a window encoding:
- a CDS encoding HpcH/HpaI aldolase/citrate lyase family protein, producing the protein MSSLAGRIAAARSVLFVPGDRPDRFAKAVASGADIAVLDLEDAVAVGDKDAARVAVGDFLSTGVQVLVRVNGTDTSWCADDLQMLAQWKCAVMVPKAHSASQLQSIAEQLAPGTPLVALIETAAGVNATEAICAVDTVVRAAFGSIDLGAELGVDPDLHQALQYARSAVVLGSAAAERAAPLDGVTTELGDMGMLSDDISHAVRLGFGGKLCIHPRQVAAVNQRFAPSPEELDWARKVVDEAVGGEVCVVDGKMVDKPVLARAERILLRAR; encoded by the coding sequence CTGAGCAGCCTTGCCGGTCGCATCGCCGCTGCGCGCAGCGTCCTGTTCGTCCCCGGCGACCGACCCGACCGCTTCGCCAAGGCCGTCGCCAGCGGTGCGGATATCGCGGTGCTGGATCTCGAGGACGCCGTCGCCGTCGGCGACAAGGACGCTGCGCGTGTGGCGGTGGGCGACTTTCTGAGCACCGGCGTCCAGGTGCTGGTGCGGGTCAACGGTACCGATACCTCGTGGTGCGCCGATGATCTGCAGATGCTGGCGCAGTGGAAGTGCGCAGTGATGGTGCCCAAGGCGCACAGCGCTTCTCAGCTACAGAGCATCGCCGAGCAGCTGGCGCCGGGGACACCGCTGGTCGCGCTCATCGAGACGGCGGCGGGAGTCAATGCCACCGAGGCGATCTGTGCGGTGGACACCGTGGTGCGCGCCGCGTTCGGCAGCATCGACCTCGGCGCTGAACTCGGTGTGGACCCCGACCTGCATCAAGCGTTGCAGTACGCCCGAAGTGCCGTGGTGCTCGGTTCGGCGGCCGCGGAACGGGCCGCCCCGCTGGACGGGGTCACCACCGAACTCGGCGATATGGGCATGCTCTCCGACGACATATCCCACGCGGTCCGTCTGGGTTTCGGTGGGAAGCTGTGTATCCATCCGCGCCAGGTCGCAGCCGTCAACCAGCGGTTCGCGCCCTCACCCGAAGAGCTGGACTGGGCACGCAAGGTCGTCGACGAGGCGGTCGGTGGTGAGGTGTGCGTCGTGGACGGAAAGATGGTCGACAAGCCGGTGCTTGCCCGTGCGGAGCGAATACTCCTGCGTGCCCGCTGA
- a CDS encoding SCP2 sterol-binding domain-containing protein, producing MGFASSAEVTKYIGGIFEAAFVDPEIGPKLEATGLVVAFDFTDPEAVVLIDMANKVVQEGLDGGPEPMATMSMTADTGSAYWQGKVNLPLAMAKKKIKVDGNVASLLKLAPLGKKLYPSYIERLKADGRDDLLA from the coding sequence ATGGGGTTCGCCAGTTCGGCCGAGGTCACGAAGTACATCGGCGGCATTTTCGAAGCCGCCTTTGTGGATCCCGAGATCGGCCCCAAGCTCGAAGCCACCGGCCTCGTGGTCGCGTTCGATTTCACCGATCCCGAGGCCGTGGTCCTGATCGATATGGCCAACAAGGTGGTCCAGGAAGGCCTCGACGGGGGCCCGGAGCCGATGGCCACCATGTCGATGACCGCCGATACGGGTAGCGCCTACTGGCAGGGCAAAGTGAATCTGCCGTTGGCGATGGCCAAGAAGAAGATCAAGGTCGACGGAAACGTGGCCAGCCTGCTCAAGTTGGCGCCGCTCGGCAAGAAGCTCTACCCGTCCTACATCGAACGTCTCAAGGCCGACGGCCGCGACGACCTGCTGGCCTGA
- a CDS encoding acyl-CoA synthetase produces the protein MFPGIHAISDPERPAVIMAESGRTLTYGELERSSASIASALHGMGLRRGDVIALLSDNTVEAFAVYWAAIRSGLYITAVNWHLAADEAAYIVSDCGARVLFASAGVRDLAEEIVALTPQVGYRYSFGGQIVGHQPYDVLIDDRFEALRDQPRGTEMLYSSGTTGRPKGIKPVLLDLQVDEPGDPLVGMLAHAFGISAGDRYLSPAPVYHAAPLKWCGGVHALGGTVVLMEKFDATAALTAIQAHRITVTQMVPTMFIRMLQLPEDVRHSFDTSTLRLAVHAAAPCPPDVKQAMIDWWGPILVEYYGATEGHGVTVVTTPEWLNKRGSVGRAALGTLHICDDEGVELGPGDVGTVYFEREQAPFEYHNDPEKTSSARHPGHDNWSTVGDVGYLDEDGYLFLTDRKAFMIISGGVNIYPQEIENVLALHPKVSDVAVIGVPHPEMGEQVKAVIELRDGWSGSEELAAELIDYVRERIAHYKAPRSVDFVGELPRLATGKLAKRKLQQRYAEAP, from the coding sequence ATGTTCCCGGGAATCCACGCGATATCGGATCCGGAACGTCCGGCCGTGATCATGGCCGAGTCGGGCCGGACGTTGACCTACGGCGAGCTGGAGCGGAGTTCGGCGTCCATCGCCAGCGCCCTGCACGGTATGGGTCTGCGTCGCGGCGATGTGATCGCGCTGTTATCGGACAACACGGTGGAAGCCTTCGCGGTCTATTGGGCTGCCATTCGTTCAGGTCTGTACATCACCGCGGTGAACTGGCACCTGGCCGCGGACGAGGCGGCCTACATCGTCAGTGATTGCGGCGCGCGTGTGCTGTTCGCCTCGGCGGGGGTCCGGGACCTGGCCGAAGAGATCGTCGCGCTGACACCTCAGGTCGGGTATCGGTACTCCTTCGGTGGCCAGATCGTGGGTCATCAGCCCTACGACGTCCTCATCGACGATCGTTTCGAGGCTCTGCGGGACCAGCCTCGCGGGACCGAGATGCTCTACTCCTCGGGGACGACCGGACGGCCGAAGGGGATCAAGCCCGTCCTCTTGGACCTTCAGGTCGACGAGCCCGGTGACCCTCTGGTGGGCATGCTGGCGCACGCGTTCGGTATCAGTGCCGGCGACCGCTACCTGTCCCCGGCGCCCGTCTACCACGCCGCACCCCTGAAGTGGTGCGGCGGTGTGCACGCCCTCGGCGGCACCGTGGTCTTGATGGAGAAGTTCGACGCGACCGCCGCCTTGACCGCCATCCAGGCCCACCGCATCACCGTGACCCAGATGGTGCCCACCATGTTCATCCGGATGTTGCAGCTGCCCGAGGACGTGCGGCACTCCTTCGACACGTCGACGCTGCGGCTGGCGGTGCATGCCGCCGCGCCGTGCCCACCCGATGTCAAGCAGGCGATGATCGACTGGTGGGGACCGATTCTCGTGGAGTACTACGGCGCCACCGAGGGCCACGGCGTCACGGTCGTGACCACCCCTGAATGGCTGAACAAGCGAGGGTCGGTGGGCCGGGCAGCGCTGGGCACCTTGCACATCTGTGACGACGAGGGCGTCGAACTCGGCCCCGGCGACGTCGGAACCGTCTACTTCGAGCGCGAACAGGCCCCGTTCGAGTACCACAACGACCCGGAAAAGACGTCCAGTGCACGACATCCCGGCCACGACAACTGGTCGACCGTGGGTGACGTGGGATACCTGGACGAAGACGGGTACCTGTTCCTGACCGACCGCAAAGCGTTCATGATCATCTCCGGCGGGGTGAACATCTACCCCCAGGAGATCGAGAACGTGCTGGCGCTGCACCCGAAGGTCTCCGATGTCGCCGTCATCGGTGTGCCGCACCCCGAGATGGGCGAACAGGTCAAGGCCGTCATCGAGCTGCGGGACGGCTGGTCGGGCTCCGAAGAGCTGGCCGCGGAGCTGATCGACTATGTGCGTGAACGGATCGCGCACTACAAGGCGCCGCGCAGCGTCGACTTCGTCGGCGAACTCCCACGGCTGGCGACCGGAAAGCTGGCCAAACGCAAGCTCCAACAACGCTACGCGGAGGCACCCTGA
- a CDS encoding cytochrome P450, with protein MNTQMLTTAREYDPVSISPLSFWAKTADEREQSFTILRDERPLSWHAPIEGALMEAEIDGLWAVTRNEDIAYISKNPQLFCSGQGVMIEAVPEDILDAAQSFLAMDGSQHSILRRLISSVFTPRQVAKIQDQIKVQAATIVTDLLKTRSGDFVEQVSKRLPMWTIYEMIGLPAEYRDEAAHHADGMVSWADADVAAGRESGEVLNESLVGLLTTGLELAEQRRAHPTSDLMSLLVQAEIDGRRLTDEELGAFFVLLSVAGNDTTRNTVTLTTMALQQFPHQRALLERDFDGHIKRGIEEFVRWASPVMTFRRTATQDTELCGQLVREGEWVLMMYSSGNRDERAFANPHEFDITREPNAHVGFGGGGPHFCMGAFLAKMQLEAIFRELVHRAPNLRVGDPEFLTGNFVHAVKSLPYTLD; from the coding sequence ATGAACACCCAAATGCTCACCACCGCCAGGGAATACGATCCCGTCAGCATCTCCCCGCTGAGCTTCTGGGCCAAGACCGCCGACGAACGCGAGCAGTCATTCACGATCCTGCGCGACGAACGGCCGCTGAGCTGGCACGCGCCGATCGAAGGCGCGTTGATGGAAGCCGAGATCGACGGTCTCTGGGCGGTGACCCGCAATGAGGACATCGCCTACATCAGCAAGAACCCGCAATTGTTCTGCTCGGGCCAAGGCGTGATGATCGAGGCGGTGCCGGAAGACATTCTGGACGCCGCACAGTCCTTCCTGGCGATGGACGGCAGCCAGCATTCCATCCTGCGCCGGCTGATCAGCTCGGTGTTCACGCCACGCCAGGTGGCCAAGATCCAGGACCAGATCAAGGTCCAGGCCGCGACGATCGTGACCGACCTGCTCAAGACGCGCAGCGGTGACTTCGTCGAGCAGGTGTCCAAGCGGCTGCCCATGTGGACCATCTACGAGATGATCGGGCTGCCTGCGGAGTACCGCGATGAGGCGGCGCACCATGCGGACGGCATGGTGTCCTGGGCGGATGCCGATGTGGCCGCCGGACGCGAATCGGGCGAGGTCCTCAACGAATCCCTGGTCGGGCTGCTCACGACGGGGCTCGAACTCGCCGAGCAGCGTCGCGCTCATCCCACATCGGACCTGATGTCGCTGTTGGTGCAGGCCGAGATCGACGGTCGCCGACTCACCGATGAGGAACTCGGCGCGTTCTTCGTGCTGCTCTCGGTGGCCGGCAACGACACCACCCGTAACACCGTGACGCTGACCACGATGGCCCTGCAACAGTTTCCGCATCAGCGCGCATTGCTGGAACGGGACTTCGACGGCCACATCAAGCGCGGTATCGAGGAGTTCGTGCGCTGGGCAAGTCCGGTCATGACGTTCCGCAGAACCGCCACCCAGGACACCGAACTGTGCGGCCAGTTGGTGCGCGAAGGGGAGTGGGTGCTGATGATGTACTCATCGGGCAATCGGGACGAGCGCGCCTTCGCCAATCCACACGAGTTCGATATCACCCGGGAGCCGAACGCACACGTCGGTTTCGGCGGCGGGGGACCGCACTTCTGCATGGGTGCCTTCCTGGCCAAGATGCAGCTGGAGGCCATCTTCCGGGAACTGGTCCACCGAGCGCCCAACCTACGGGTCGGTGACCCCGAGTTCTTGACCGGAAACTTCGTGCACGCCGTCAAATCCCTGCCCTACACCCTCGACTGA
- a CDS encoding coniferyl-alcohol dehydrogenase, with protein sequence MTEYSGKHYVVTGAASGIGHAVAEQLLAAGAEVTSLDRNQPQAKVTRHIEVDLANPRSIDAALETLEGPYDGLMNVAGIPGTAPADLVFAVNSLAVRHLSEAFFERLVPGGSITIVSSTAGFGWPERLEAIRDVLATDTFEEGAAWFKANPQQGNAYNFSKEVSTVYTQSMGLALAQMGLRINAVLPGPVETPILVDFEESMGKDTLDGVKELLGRHADPADIASVVLFLASDAARWVNGQALAVDGGLTGAVSTGVVPKPEF encoded by the coding sequence ATGACCGAGTACTCGGGAAAGCACTACGTCGTCACCGGGGCCGCCTCCGGTATCGGCCACGCCGTCGCCGAGCAGCTGCTGGCTGCCGGTGCCGAAGTGACCAGCCTCGATCGTAATCAGCCGCAGGCCAAGGTCACTCGCCATATCGAGGTCGACCTCGCCAACCCGCGCAGTATCGACGCGGCCCTGGAGACCCTGGAGGGGCCCTACGACGGACTCATGAACGTCGCCGGTATTCCGGGGACGGCGCCGGCGGATCTCGTCTTCGCGGTCAACAGCCTCGCGGTGCGGCACCTCAGCGAAGCGTTCTTCGAACGGCTCGTGCCCGGAGGGTCGATCACCATCGTGTCCTCGACCGCCGGCTTCGGTTGGCCGGAGCGGCTCGAGGCGATACGCGACGTGCTGGCCACCGACACCTTCGAGGAGGGCGCCGCCTGGTTCAAGGCCAACCCGCAGCAGGGCAACGCCTACAACTTCTCCAAAGAAGTCAGCACCGTGTACACCCAGTCGATGGGGCTGGCCCTGGCCCAGATGGGATTGCGGATCAACGCGGTTCTTCCGGGCCCGGTGGAGACGCCGATCCTGGTCGACTTCGAGGAGTCGATGGGCAAGGACACCCTGGACGGGGTCAAGGAACTCCTCGGTCGGCACGCAGACCCCGCCGATATCGCCTCGGTGGTGCTCTTCCTGGCCTCCGACGCCGCGCGGTGGGTGAACGGGCAGGCCCTGGCGGTCGACGGCGGCCTCACCGGCGCCGTCAGCACCGGCGTGGTCCCGAAGCCGGAATTCTGA
- a CDS encoding aldehyde dehydrogenase family protein yields MTLKAVTDTSGAANECIVLPELRRAFATGRTKPLGWRLDQLAAIEALCDEQEPAIADALAHDLGRPPVEAWLGDIASTKGEAAYARKHLKKWMRRDRQSLPLAQLPGRGWVQYDPLGVVLVIGPWNYPFYLSVAPLVAAISAGNCAVLKPSELAPATSELLTELIPKYLDNQSIRVIEGDGATTQNLIAQGFDHVLFTGGTEIGRKIMAAAAPTLTPVTLELGGKSPVLVTADADLDVAARRVAWVKLMNSGQTCIAPDYVLVEEAVADSFTDKVIAAVAAFRAQEHTSGLRIVNRRQFDRLAGLIDTTTGTIVAGGRADADALTIEPTVIRDPAPTDPVMADEIFGPLLPIMSVESTQAAVQFVNSRPKPLALYVFTGSQRLGRTLIDAIPSGGAVINHIAMHCLVPQLPFGGVGASGMGQYHGRWGFEALSHRRAVLAKTARPDLSLVYPPYTDRAVKLMRRLF; encoded by the coding sequence ATGACGCTGAAAGCAGTAACTGACACTTCGGGTGCCGCGAACGAATGCATCGTGCTGCCCGAGCTACGGCGCGCGTTCGCGACCGGCCGCACCAAGCCGCTGGGGTGGCGCCTGGACCAGTTGGCAGCCATCGAGGCGCTGTGCGACGAGCAGGAGCCGGCGATTGCCGACGCCCTGGCCCATGACCTGGGCCGCCCGCCGGTGGAAGCCTGGCTGGGCGACATCGCCTCCACCAAAGGTGAAGCCGCCTATGCGCGAAAGCATCTGAAGAAGTGGATGCGCCGCGACCGGCAGTCACTTCCGCTGGCGCAGTTGCCCGGCCGAGGCTGGGTGCAGTACGACCCGTTGGGTGTGGTGCTTGTCATCGGGCCGTGGAACTACCCGTTCTATCTGAGCGTCGCCCCGCTGGTCGCCGCGATCTCGGCCGGCAACTGTGCGGTGTTGAAGCCCTCGGAACTCGCGCCGGCCACTTCGGAACTGCTGACCGAACTCATTCCCAAATACCTTGACAATCAATCAATCAGGGTGATCGAGGGAGACGGCGCAACCACGCAGAACTTGATCGCGCAAGGGTTCGATCACGTGTTGTTCACCGGTGGCACCGAGATCGGCCGCAAGATCATGGCGGCCGCGGCCCCCACCCTGACTCCCGTGACACTCGAACTGGGCGGCAAGAGCCCGGTGCTGGTCACTGCCGACGCCGACCTGGATGTCGCGGCGCGCCGTGTCGCGTGGGTCAAACTCATGAACTCCGGACAGACCTGCATCGCGCCGGATTACGTGCTGGTCGAAGAGGCTGTGGCCGACAGCTTCACCGATAAGGTCATCGCCGCCGTTGCGGCGTTTCGGGCTCAGGAACACACCAGCGGTCTGCGGATCGTCAACCGGCGGCAGTTCGACCGGCTTGCCGGGTTGATCGACACGACCACCGGGACGATCGTCGCCGGCGGCCGTGCAGATGCCGACGCACTGACCATCGAACCGACCGTCATCCGCGATCCGGCGCCTACCGACCCTGTGATGGCGGATGAGATCTTCGGCCCGCTGCTGCCCATCATGAGCGTGGAATCCACCCAGGCCGCCGTGCAGTTCGTGAACTCACGACCCAAACCGCTCGCGCTGTATGTCTTCACCGGTTCGCAGCGGTTGGGCCGCACGCTGATCGACGCCATTCCTTCCGGTGGCGCCGTGATCAACCACATCGCCATGCACTGCCTGGTTCCGCAGCTTCCGTTCGGCGGTGTCGGTGCCAGCGGGATGGGGCAGTACCACGGCCGTTGGGGGTTCGAGGCGTTGAGCCACCGTCGTGCCGTGTTGGCCAAGACCGCGCGGCCGGACCTGTCGCTCGTCTATCCGCCTTACACGGACCGGGCCGTGAAACTCATGAGAAGGCTGTTCTGA
- a CDS encoding ferredoxin gives MNIRVDGTKCSGIGMCEMTAPTVFEVGDDGQAHVIGGAEDDVAMAQEAVANCPTGAISIDG, from the coding sequence ATGAATATCCGCGTGGACGGAACCAAATGCTCCGGAATCGGAATGTGTGAGATGACGGCACCGACCGTGTTCGAGGTCGGGGACGACGGACAGGCACACGTGATCGGCGGCGCGGAAGACGATGTCGCGATGGCGCAAGAAGCCGTGGCGAACTGTCCGACCGGTGCCATCTCGATCGACGGCTGA
- a CDS encoding FAD-dependent oxidoreductase yields MAFVITQNCCTDASCVPVCPVDCIRPVPDQAGAAAPMLYIDPASCVDCGACVAVCPVGAIYHEDDLPESQQRFKTINADFFATEPLAIRPIPANWTPAPVGRDSLRVAVVGAGPAACYAVADLARTTGVQVDVFDRLPTPFGLVRFGVAPDHQRTKDVVQVFETALASPNVTCFFNVAVGQDVTHEQLMATHDAVIYAVGASTTRELGIPGEELPGTIGAAEFVNWYNGHPDHAERRFDLAGSRVVIVGNGNVALDVARVLVMDPDQLAATDIAEHALHQLAAGDVREVVLLGRRGAADGAFSVGELLALGGLPGVDVVVEGELGARPDDHERALKFDIVGEYAQRPRTAGNKRIVLRFGTRPVRVVGDDGVQALEVDGGAGVVSIDTALVLKSIGYRGTPIEGLPFDEAAGVVPNEGGRVIRDGVAVPGVYVTGWIKRGPRGVIGTNRLCARETVTNLLADARAGSLPDPASRTGLDATDFAAHGVTVVDLAGWRRIDAAERQLGAAASRPRVKVVDRRALLTAAAVGC; encoded by the coding sequence ATGGCCTTCGTCATCACCCAGAACTGCTGCACTGATGCGAGTTGCGTTCCCGTATGTCCTGTCGACTGCATCCGGCCCGTGCCCGATCAGGCCGGCGCGGCCGCACCGATGCTGTACATCGATCCGGCATCGTGTGTGGACTGTGGTGCGTGCGTCGCGGTGTGCCCCGTCGGCGCGATCTACCACGAGGACGATCTGCCGGAATCTCAGCAACGATTCAAGACGATCAATGCCGACTTCTTTGCCACCGAGCCGTTGGCCATCCGTCCCATCCCGGCGAACTGGACCCCGGCTCCGGTGGGACGAGACTCCCTGCGGGTGGCGGTGGTGGGCGCCGGCCCGGCGGCGTGCTACGCCGTGGCCGATCTGGCACGCACCACCGGAGTGCAGGTGGACGTTTTCGACAGGCTGCCAACGCCGTTCGGCCTGGTGCGTTTCGGCGTGGCGCCCGATCACCAACGCACCAAGGACGTCGTACAGGTCTTCGAGACGGCGCTCGCCAGCCCCAACGTGACGTGCTTTTTCAACGTCGCGGTCGGTCAAGACGTCACCCACGAGCAGCTGATGGCCACGCATGACGCGGTGATCTATGCGGTGGGCGCCTCCACGACTCGCGAGCTGGGCATCCCCGGGGAGGAGCTGCCGGGGACCATCGGCGCCGCCGAGTTCGTGAACTGGTACAACGGACACCCCGATCATGCCGAGCGGCGATTCGACCTGGCCGGTTCGCGCGTGGTGATCGTCGGCAACGGCAACGTGGCACTGGATGTGGCACGGGTACTGGTGATGGACCCGGATCAGTTGGCGGCCACCGATATCGCCGAGCATGCGTTGCACCAGCTGGCTGCCGGTGACGTCCGTGAAGTCGTCTTGTTGGGCCGCCGCGGTGCGGCAGACGGCGCGTTCTCGGTGGGGGAGTTGTTGGCCCTTGGTGGGCTACCGGGCGTGGATGTGGTGGTCGAGGGAGAGCTCGGAGCGCGGCCCGACGATCACGAGCGTGCCCTGAAATTCGATATCGTCGGTGAGTACGCGCAGCGGCCGCGCACCGCGGGCAACAAGCGGATCGTGCTGCGCTTCGGTACCCGGCCGGTGCGCGTCGTCGGCGACGATGGCGTACAGGCCCTGGAAGTGGACGGCGGCGCGGGCGTCGTCTCGATCGACACGGCGCTGGTGCTGAAGTCCATCGGATATCGCGGCACGCCGATCGAGGGGCTGCCCTTCGACGAGGCCGCCGGTGTCGTTCCCAACGAGGGCGGAAGGGTGATCCGCGACGGTGTCGCGGTACCGGGGGTGTACGTCACCGGTTGGATCAAACGCGGCCCGCGAGGTGTCATCGGCACCAACCGGTTGTGTGCGCGGGAGACCGTCACGAACCTCCTGGCCGATGCCCGGGCCGGTAGCTTGCCGGACCCGGCTTCCCGGACCGGGCTGGATGCCACGGACTTCGCGGCGCACGGCGTGACCGTGGTGGACCTGGCCGGCTGGCGCCGTATCGATGCCGCCGAGCGACAGCTGGGTGCGGCGGCCTCGCGACCCCGGGTCAAGGTCGTCGACCGCAGGGCCCTGCTCACCGCAGCCGCCGTGGGCTGCTAG
- a CDS encoding acetyl-CoA hydrolase/transferase C-terminal domain-containing protein gives MSTTELPALLRRAGDRDLVIALGDGVGAANMLDDGSTVGEVLSTYAAGGLGLTLVLGWSPVAPLGITPEAFTRIVTLMPGWGVRTLLPSPVTSAVPTSMAAIPALLGSHLRPDVLLTRMTRRDGGFQFCTEVSWQQTLVDIGVPVWAVLDDGAPSACAGKPVSSEAVTIVGRAGDAPADLPSRPAEAIHDVLADRVLDLIPEGARLQCGPGQLGTALLQRCTKALAIDTGLLTDAVMDLERRGLLLGEPAATYLFGSAELYRWADGRPILRGIEHSHDVTRLSRGAPFVAVNTAIEIDPFGQVNVEGVGAKVVGGIGGHPDYCTAARMNRSGLSIIAVPAQFNGRSTLVEALSRPASTPAHDVEVIVTEAGHVDLRSAGWPERRRLIEGLFQLAA, from the coding sequence GTGTCAACGACGGAACTGCCCGCCCTGCTGCGTCGCGCCGGCGATCGAGATCTCGTCATCGCCCTCGGCGATGGTGTGGGCGCGGCGAACATGCTCGACGACGGCTCCACCGTCGGCGAGGTGCTGAGCACGTACGCGGCCGGCGGCCTCGGCCTGACCTTGGTGTTGGGCTGGAGCCCGGTGGCGCCGCTGGGGATCACCCCGGAGGCCTTTACCCGGATCGTCACCCTCATGCCGGGTTGGGGGGTGCGGACGTTGCTTCCCAGCCCGGTCACCAGTGCGGTGCCCACCAGCATGGCCGCCATCCCCGCACTACTGGGTTCCCATCTGCGTCCGGACGTGCTGCTCACCCGGATGACCCGACGTGACGGCGGCTTTCAGTTCTGCACCGAGGTGTCGTGGCAGCAGACGCTCGTCGACATCGGCGTGCCGGTGTGGGCCGTACTCGACGACGGGGCGCCGTCGGCCTGCGCCGGAAAACCGGTGTCATCGGAGGCGGTGACGATCGTCGGCCGCGCCGGCGATGCCCCTGCAGATCTGCCGTCGCGGCCGGCGGAGGCCATCCACGATGTCCTGGCCGACCGGGTGCTCGACCTCATCCCCGAAGGCGCCCGGCTCCAGTGCGGGCCCGGTCAGCTCGGTACCGCGTTGCTGCAGCGCTGCACCAAGGCACTGGCCATCGACACCGGTCTGCTCACCGATGCGGTGATGGACCTGGAACGGCGGGGGTTGCTCCTCGGTGAGCCGGCGGCGACCTACCTGTTCGGAAGCGCCGAGCTGTACCGATGGGCCGACGGTCGGCCGATCCTGCGGGGTATCGAACACAGCCACGATGTCACCCGGCTGTCCCGGGGTGCGCCGTTCGTGGCGGTGAATACCGCGATCGAGATCGATCCGTTCGGTCAAGTCAACGTCGAGGGCGTCGGCGCCAAGGTGGTCGGCGGAATCGGGGGCCACCCCGACTATTGCACGGCAGCCCGGATGAACCGATCGGGATTGTCCATCATCGCAGTGCCGGCGCAATTCAACGGCCGCTCAACGCTTGTCGAGGCGTTGAGCCGGCCGGCGTCGACGCCGGCCCACGATGTGGAGGTGATCGTCACCGAGGCCGGCCACGTCGATCTGCGTTCGGCCGGGTGGCCCGAACGGCGCCGCCTGATCGAGGGGCTCTTCCAGCTCGCGGCCTGA
- a CDS encoding cytochrome P450, with amino-acid sequence MPPTDTPDRPFDPVDISPKAFWALSAEERDVSFAELRRRAPVSWQPPAESDLAPPGIPGFWAVTTHELIREVSTHPELFCSGQGIQLEDVPDEFLEAASSFLAMDGPRHLTFRRLMSASFTPKQVKRIEEQIRERAATIVDEFLAKGEGDWVENVSKQMPMHTFYDMVGLPQDRREEAAHYADELAGWNDPDIAAGRTAAEVMNDALVGNLSIGLDFAEATRACPRDDIWSNLVSAQVDGRDLTDDELASMFVLMSFAGNDTTRTTLSLGVKAFVDNPDQVAHLLEDFEGRIDAVIDEVLRWVTPVMTFRRTATQDTVLGGRQIRQGEWVVMIYSSGNRDDAAFADPWTFDISRKPNQHVAFGGGGPHYCLGAFLARMQIRHMLDQILHRLPDLRLDAPDMLVSNFAAAVKRMHAGTGCPVQH; translated from the coding sequence ATGCCGCCCACCGATACCCCAGATCGACCATTCGACCCCGTCGACATCTCTCCGAAGGCGTTCTGGGCGCTCTCCGCCGAGGAACGCGACGTCTCGTTCGCCGAACTCCGTCGGCGCGCGCCCGTGAGCTGGCAACCGCCCGCCGAAAGCGACCTGGCACCGCCGGGAATCCCTGGCTTCTGGGCGGTCACCACACACGAGTTGATCCGTGAGGTCAGTACTCACCCCGAGCTGTTCTGCTCAGGTCAGGGCATCCAACTGGAGGATGTGCCCGACGAATTCCTCGAAGCGGCATCGTCATTCCTGGCCATGGACGGTCCGCGGCATCTCACCTTCCGCCGGTTGATGAGTGCGTCGTTCACCCCCAAACAGGTCAAACGTATCGAGGAGCAGATCCGCGAACGCGCCGCCACGATCGTCGACGAGTTCTTGGCCAAGGGCGAGGGCGACTGGGTCGAGAATGTCAGCAAACAGATGCCGATGCACACCTTCTACGACATGGTGGGGCTGCCGCAGGACCGCCGGGAAGAGGCGGCCCACTACGCCGATGAGCTTGCCGGCTGGAACGATCCCGATATCGCCGCCGGCCGCACGGCGGCCGAGGTGATGAACGACGCGTTGGTGGGCAACCTCAGCATCGGCCTGGACTTCGCCGAAGCCACCCGTGCCTGCCCGCGCGACGACATCTGGTCCAACCTGGTGTCGGCACAGGTGGACGGTCGCGACCTCACCGACGACGAACTGGCCTCGATGTTCGTGCTGATGTCCTTCGCCGGCAACGACACCACACGCACGACCCTGTCCCTGGGTGTGAAGGCGTTCGTCGACAACCCCGACCAGGTGGCCCACCTGCTGGAGGACTTCGAGGGCCGCATCGACGCGGTCATCGACGAGGTCCTGCGGTGGGTGACACCGGTGATGACCTTCCGCCGCACCGCCACCCAGGACACCGTCTTGGGCGGCCGGCAGATCCGCCAGGGTGAATGGGTGGTGATGATCTACTCATCGGGCAACCGCGACGACGCTGCTTTCGCCGACCCCTGGACATTCGACATCTCCCGTAAGCCCAACCAGCATGTGGCCTTCGGTGGTGGGGGTCCGCACTACTGCCTCGGCGCATTCCTGGCCAGGATGCAGATCCGGCACATGCTGGACCAGATCCTGCACCGGCTCCCCGATCTCCGACTGGACGCCCCCGACATGTTGGTGAGCAACTTCGCGGCCGCCGTCAAGCGCATGCACGCCGGCACAGGCTGCCCCGTCCAGCACTGA